The Aedes albopictus strain Foshan chromosome 1, AalbF5, whole genome shotgun sequence genomic interval cgcgtcgtgtactgagtacacacgtcacgaaaaatgcacgcttgtggtacacagcgtgaccgTGGTGTCGTTGAGGGTggtagacgcgactgctcgaaggatacagcaatttctgtaggagtgcGAGTATACGCGGCGATGGAATTTGAAAACCTGATTttgccatgacagcactggtctaaTATGGGttttagaaaaaaagaaaaaaaaaagtcctcAGAATAGACGAGTGACTTCGGGAACTTTTACCCTGAGGgattctttataaatttcctaaAGGGTTCTCTCAAACATCTATGGCAACATTCTTGTAAggaaagttgttattgaaactcatGATTTCCATACGTTTGAAACATATTATTCCTTATCGATGTGTTTCAAGGACTAGGAGTatttcacaaaaataaaatgaaaatataaaaacaagTTCACGCCGGTTACACCGCCGCCACCGATGAAAGCTGCTCCGACGCACACGTCTAAGAGAGTATGGGCATTTAAGTATGGATAGCCCAGAACTGTTGGAAAGCTTTGGATTTCTTGGATATATTTGCTGAGATATTCTTGtaatgaaattctaaaaaaaaaaacaatttattttttgaaagaatctttgagaaAACTACTAAATATAATTTAGAAGACATCCCATGGTAAGTTGTGAAATTCCAGGAAAGTGTGATgaatggtgaaattccttaagaagtgcCTCATATTATTTTTCAATGAGGATAAAATTAACCAAGATTTTTTTAGTGATGTCTTGTATGATGCAGTTACAGGAGCAGtgtatttgggatttttttttaatttttttagtatctttcaaacaaaagaaaaagaaaacttaaaatttgtcaactggtttttaaataaaaaaatttaTCTTAAAATTGGTtacgaaatcgaaaaaaaaaatatggttctaactACTTTCGATGAATTACAAACCCGCCAAGTATAACGACATTCTTTATGGATTGGCTGCCaattaaatttattttatgtaCACGGTTAAATACGTACGAAAACTACTAGTTCGAACTAGTCGACTGGTATGAAATTGGCGAATGGTTGAGTACGACAAAATgataaaattcacacaaaacataCAACAATTCAAAGACATTTCAATTAAAATACAATACTTTCATATTCATTTATTTCGATGACTAGATAAATAATATCATTCTAACATCAGGTTTGCGTCCATCTGTGGCACCTGAGTTCAATGAACCAATGAGCTTTCTTTCGGATTAACTGCCTTAAAAACTATCTGCCACCATGCGCGATGACAAGGCTAATAAATTATGCAACACATGAAGCGCTGACGGCTACGTGCGTACCTAAGTATTAAAAGTGCTACGATTGCTAATGGGAGAGGAGAAAACCGCTAGTGGTGCATGCATTCTTTTACTCACTCAGGAACTTGATGCCGAACATGAAGAAGAATCCGCAAAATACAGCCAGATACTGCCACAGGCCCGACCGGTCCTTGGAGAGCACTTCGAAGAAAATAACGTACAGCAACGTTCCGGAGGCCAGACCCTGCAGCACGACGGATACGACTTGCATGTCGTCCGCGTTGGAACCGTTGCTGAGGAGGATTCCGATCGCCATGCCGAGTGGACTGACTACCGAGTATGTGAAGATGTAGGCCACCGCCAGCCAGAACTTGGTACGGGCAACAATCAGTTCCACTCCCACGCAGAAGGCTATCACATACTTGTGGGCTGCCACTGCCCCGAACATGTACCAGACAGTTGCGGCCGATCCTTCCAGGCCCACTGCCAGTCCCTCGAACAGCTCGTGCACCGACAGAGCCAATACAATCAGCAGACCACGAATGGATGAGACAATCTTTCCGTCCATCTCAGGCGGTGGGATGTGGTGATGCACGTGGTGGTCATGGGGATGCCCCGAATGGGCAACGGACATGTTGTTCGAAGCCACAGAAATTCCCCGCTTCTGGTTTTCCAAATCGTTCGAGATTAGATCTGCGGTGGAAATACTTCCATTGCGGTTTTCAGTGTTTTTCTTTCGCATAATAATGCTCTCCCTCGCATGTGTACCTCGCATAATAGCGCCACCGGCGACTTCCAGCTCATTCATTTTGGCTTCCTGCATTTTGCGCTCATGCCTGTGCAGATATAGGTGCACCAATTCTTCAACCAAGTAGATGATGAAGAAACCAGCACACATTAAAAATTCTCCCAAACTAAAGCTCAGCTCAGGCATTAGTCCCTGCTCGGTGAGGTCGTGGATGGCCTCGTTGATCTCCGGTATTAGATGTTGGAAAGTAGTACACAGCAGTGCTCCTCCTCCAAACGACAACAGAATGGAGACCACGAGGCTGGCTTTTGCGTCGGAGGCACTGTCCGTCCATTTGAACCATTTCGCCAATTTGAACGGCACAATTCCGCAAATCATGCTCACCGAGAACAAAACAACCATGGCAGTCGCCTTGGCGGCCACAATATCGCCGTTTTCATCTTCATCATGGTCATGATCGTCGTCGGCCCGTCCAATCCTCAATAGGTTCTCGACTGCTGTGCTGTTGACCTCCATTTCTAATGATGCACTTTTCACCTTAATTTGGACAATGCTTTCACTACACAAACACGCTAAAATGCTTCCGAGGATGTGCTATTCTTTGTTCTGCGACTCCTCCAATCTCTGGTTATGCACCTTCACTTGATCAGATAAACCCCTTCCAAGGATCGACCGATAACACACGCAACGCGATCGTAATAACCACTCTCCACTATCCCGAGTGCAAAAACCGACTAACCAGAGTGGCTCTAAACCTAAACGTCTTATAGGTAGCCTTCTAGTCAGCTCCAACTACCGCGCAGAGAGTAAGTGTATTACTCGGTCGTTATTTCCTCTCCGGCTTCTCCAAGACGACTAATTCGCTCAAGACAGGTACGAATCGTTGTTGATGGATTGACGAATTAATGACGACGACGGCATGGCATGGAGGCTCCTCTCGGTCCGCTCCGTGCCCGATGTTTGTGTAAGTAGGCTGCCCGAGACCGGTGTCCGTTCGTTCAGTTGTCCAACGCCTACAGTGTGAGTGAGTTGAGTACTCCGCGCATAAACGGATTGTTTATCTCGCAGTTATCTCGTGGTCTCCTCTTTGTGCGCTGAATCCAAACGGCCTACACAAGACAGTAGCAGCAACCAACCCGCCGGTCCAGATGTCAATAATTCGCGCTCATCGAGGCCCAAATGGTTTTTATATAGACAACACTCTCTCCAAAGCGACGCGCGCGCATTATTACGGCAGATCATGATCAGAATTTGGATGGTAGCATTCTTTATCTCCGTACGTGCGATGCCTATCGAGTTAAACCACACACTGGGGATAGGGTTACAACTGCCAATTCGCATTTCGGTTCTAATTGTGGAGTTCTATTCAAGCTCTCTGGCATTTTGTCTCTTGTTAGTAAAAGGTCAAGATCGGTGTTGTTTTTGTCGTTCCTCGAAAGGCTTTGAACGCTAAGTTTTTTGCTTGTTACAACTTAGGTTTCTTTGCTCAATTTAAAGAGTTGAGTGTCTTTTTTTGTAGACAACCTCTTAAAAAAGTTTTTTCATTGTTATtacattttttgggaattttcgtgTATTGTACAAAGTAATTGTTTATGATGAAATACACCTTCTTTTATTTTTCCTATTGGAATAATACTCCAAGTGGAACAGAGATTTCCTAGTGGAGTGCTTgcagaaatcgctggaagaatcacaggtgtaattttggagaaatttctggattggaTTCCTAACGTgggcagcattttctttttttacttattcTCCTTTATAAGTCCCCCTCTTCCATACTTTTcctgtgtttgtttaggagagcgaGTAAGAAAAGAAGCTGCCAACACTAGTAATTACagctgagattcttccataaattcctgatgtgattcctttagggattcctacgaGGAAACtacatcaattgacttgaaatattcTCAGTAATTGTCGCTgacattgctccaggaatgctgctgggatttatttagaaatttctgatagaCTCCACCAAGAAGTTTTGCTGGGATACCTCAGGCAATTTCTGCtgggaatcctccggaaattcttggaggactcccgatagtaattactggagaaattataactgaaaatgcttgagaaacccaaacaagagaaatcctagtaggaataTCTGATGAGAGCttcagagaaatctctgaaagaattcttggaggaatcgcaggaaaaatatggaaaggaatccttgcagaaacctCTGAAGCAATCTCAACGTGTTTGGACATTGGATGAATCCCATCAGGCACTtgtggagttcttgaaggatttctacacAGGTTTCCTTAGAATTGCCTGATAGGAGTCTCTAcaaattcctgctaggattgttgaagaaatgccttcaaggattcctccagaaatttctacgttgattcaaccaagaattCTTATGGCATTACCACTAGAAACTCTTGTTTATGTTCCTCCAGATTCTCTATTGCTACAGGACTGCTGCTGgggttcctctagacatttctggtaggaatcctccatgatttttttctgggttttccTTACAATATCTGCAGACAAcctaagtaacaatgaatgctgaacagtgagagtattagctgaacaatggctggttaatggtgtcagtggcttGACACAATGattgctgaatattggtctgaagtatggcttgttcaacttctttaatcagcaaaacatagatggctgaatatcaagttgaatagaatattcttcatctgtgtaaccagctttaatACATACATAAACAtagagaattaatcatctgttctTCAGCCttgatttttgacagctgacccaaacatGTTTTTGTGAAGTCTCCACATCGCtagttcagccttaatacagacatagttcaacttatgttcttgactattgaGATACTACAGTAATTGTTCTAGGAGTCTTCCAagatatcctggaggattccccaccACGAACTtaagagaaattctcaaatgaatcTGAATAGGATTTCCACTAAGAATAcgaagaaaaaaatctagaaagatCGTTAGAGAAATTCAGAAACAAAAAACCCTAAAAAATCTCAGGGTGAACTTCTAGTGGTATACATGAAGAACTTACATCAGGGATTGCTAGATAAATACCAAcaacaatttctggagaggttATCCCAGAGGAAATCTTGTATTGATTCcaagaggaacccctgaaggaatccttgcgaAAATCTCTGGATGTACCAcatgaggaattttcggaagagacCCATTAGGCATTCTTGCGCAATTTCCAAGTGAGTTTTGTGcaggaaacttttggaaaaatgcccgtagaaatcacagaaggaactaccctatcggaattcctgaaggaattcatggaaaaatccgcTGAGAAATgccaagaagaattcccagagaattgcTGGTGAAACGCACCAGGGAGACATacgaggattcctcaagaatctctggataaatcagTGGACGGATTTatataggaatacctggaagaaacctctggagcaatCAGAAATATTTTCCAGTGATTTCCAAAGATTGTGAAAATCTTTAAATATTTatgattgctccaaaagtttcttcccaGGTATTCCTATATAAATCCGTCCActgatttatccagagattcttgaagaatcctcgcAAGTCTCCCTCACGCGTTTCACCagcaattcttgaatgaataccagcagcattcctggaggaatacccgtaaAACTTCCTGAACAATTATCAAGTGAATTACTAGCTAGAATTACTGGATTTATACTAAAAAAaactctgtagaaatccctaaagtaatCACCGCTGGAAACATTGGAGAAAAGTCTAAAGAAATTACAGCATATTTTTTGTATGAATCTCAATTGTAATTGCATGGGATGTTACAACAATAATTTCTGGAACTATTTTCTAAtcttcctcctgtaattcctccagggaccctactaagaaatatttttcagaatcagttattgaagaaatatttttgaaaaatagttgaaatgcaAGCTCTGGTTCACTTGGAGCGttatttcaataagaaaaaaaacagaatGAGATGAGTTTCATCACAAAAAATAGCTTTatagaacacacgaaaattctttaaaatcCCTAGAAAATGTAAAgacataaaaactattttaagggGCCATTCACAAAAAAGACACTTAGCTCTAGAATTTGAGCAAATAAAGCAATGGTTTGTTCggaaaactttccaacaatacattttctGCATCTTAGCAGAAGATGCCAATACTCTGTCTTCTTTTATGAAAACAGTCAATatctatcgcacttttaggtggattagtcACAAAGgtgaaaattccaaaataaagagTTGAGTAAACAGAACAAATTCTTGCTGAGGGTCTTTAAATCTACGACTCTCGACCCTGTGGAACTCTTCTTGAATCTTCTTGAAGCTCCTGAAGTATCTGAAGCCATCAGATTGGCTCTGTAATTTTATAAAACGTCACGTAAACTTCTTGAATCCTAATCAAATTCCTGTGGAGCTCCACTGCAAGCCCATGGAACCTTTTTGAAGCCCCCTGGAACTGCACTGAAGTCCCGTAAATTCTCCTGAAACGGCTTTAGGGCGTCCTAAAGTCTCCTTGAAGCTTCTACAGAGAGAATACATTGGAAACCTACTGAAACCCTCTAAATTTCACAGGAAAACCCCTGAAAGTCACATGCAACCCCCTTGCAACCTCCCCTGAAACGCACCAGAACCCCTGTTAATTACCTGGGATGCCCCTCGGAACtcattgaaatcccctgaaacctcttgaaaccctaTGAAACGCCACTTAACTGCTTCCATCGTATAGGGTAAAGTGGGGTAAGATGTCCTT includes:
- the LOC109431490 gene encoding zinc transporter ZIP1, producing the protein MEVNSTAVENLLRIGRADDDHDHDEDENGDIVAAKATAMVVLFSVSMICGIVPFKLAKWFKWTDSASDAKASLVVSILLSFGGGALLCTTFQHLIPEINEAIHDLTEQGLMPELSFSLGEFLMCAGFFIIYLVEELVHLYLHRHERKMQEAKMNELEVAGGAIMRGTHARESIIMRKKNTENRNGSISTADLISNDLENQKRGISVASNNMSVAHSGHPHDHHVHHHIPPPEMDGKIVSSIRGLLIVLALSVHELFEGLAVGLEGSAATVWYMFGAVAAHKYVIAFCVGVELIVARTKFWLAVAYIFTYSVVSPLGMAIGILLSNGSNADDMQVVSVVLQGLASGTLLYVIFFEVLSKDRSGLWQYLAVFCGFFFMFGIKFLTGGHSHSHGVTGDDHDHDHDHDHDHH